A stretch of Planococcus citri chromosome 5, ihPlaCitr1.1, whole genome shotgun sequence DNA encodes these proteins:
- the LOC135846637 gene encoding BTB/POZ domain-containing protein 2-like isoform X1 codes for MNYRCIDTQDIDGDEQYSDRKLMIHHEVVATALPKIPKRWDSLFENEASRDMEFVVGPEWDQWRFPAHQAVMCNNEVFRAMLEGPLANDEKTIVIEDVDGRAFNLLLRYMYGQKVEFRTYDQALATIYAANKYLCPELVKTCVIYLDKEINNETVIFIYRQLRLFSSTFDNLPSDKPFDLPSAPPEEDEKGNPIQPVGGQNDQSGTLMTRYCNSLMYNCLHYMDTNAEDLLTTDALEDLNQSQLYDIVTRDTLRISSELVLFDALMRWCVQQCKRSQLELTSQNYRRVLGDELIFSVRYLRLSETEFASRPMTSGLLHDADIAIILGSIQGYRSNYTSSVYLTTSVLESLARPRSEEISSPMPLSDRSRRIIARNLKLEASKKKKEKKKRNRMDDDEVPESKCLNYTFSILSILFD; via the exons TTATCGCTGCATCGATACGCAAGATATTGACGGCGACGAGCAGTACTCGGATAGGAAACTTATGATTCATCATGAAGTGGTCGCAACTGCTTTGCCAAAGATTCCTAAAAG gTGGGATTCATTGTTCGAAAACGAAGCCAGCAGAGATATGGAATTCGTAGTCGGGCCCGAATGGGACCAATGGAGGTTCCCGGCTCATCAAGCTGTTATGTGTAACAATGAGGTCTTCAGAGCCATGCTGGAAGGCCCATTGGCCAATGACGAGAAAACCATCGTTATCGAAGACGTAGACGGAAGAGCATTTAATCTTCTTTTGAG ATACATGTACGGTCAAAAAGTGGAATTCAGAACATACGATCAAGCTTTAGCCACCATTTACGCAGCTAACAAATACCTGTGCCCCGAATTAGTGAAAACCTGCGTCATTTATCTGGATAAAGAAATCAATAACGAAACTGTCATATTCATCTATCGTCAATTACGGTTATTCTCATCCACCTTTGATAATTTACCATCGGATAAGCCTTTCGATTTACCCTCGGCTCCCCCCGAAGAAGACGAAAAGGGTAATCCGATCCAACCAGTTGGAGGGCAGAATGACCAAAGTGGCACGCTTATGACTCGTTATTGTAATTCGTTGATGTACAATTGCTTGCATTATATGGATACAAATGCGGAAGATTTATTGACCACTGATGCTTTGGAAGATCTGAATCAGAGCCAGTTGTACGATATCGTGACTCGAGATACTctac GCATAAGCTCCGAACTGGTATTATTCGACGCCCTGATGCGTTGGTGCGTCCAACAATGCAAACGTAGCCAATTGGAACTAACTAGTCAAAATTATCGTCGAGTTCTCGGCGACGAGCTCATCTTCAGCGTGCGCTACTTGCGTTTGAGCGAAACCGAATTCGCCTCCAGACCAATGACCAGTGGTCTTCTGCATGACGCCGACATCGCCATAATTTTAGGCTCGATACAAGGATATCGATCAAACTACACATCATCAGTTTATCTCACCACCTCAGTGCTGGAGTCATTGGCCAGACCACGAAGCGAAGAAATCTCATCTCCTATGCCATTGAGCGATCGTAGTCGTAGAATAATTGCTCGAAATTTGAAACTCGAGGCTTCcaagaagaaaaaagagaaaaagaagcGGAACCGTATGGACGATGATGAAGTACCTGAGAGTAAATGTCTCAATTATACCTTCAGTATATTATCAATCTTGTTCGATTAA
- the LOC135846637 gene encoding BTB/POZ domain-containing protein 2-like isoform X2: MIHHEVVATALPKIPKRWDSLFENEASRDMEFVVGPEWDQWRFPAHQAVMCNNEVFRAMLEGPLANDEKTIVIEDVDGRAFNLLLRYMYGQKVEFRTYDQALATIYAANKYLCPELVKTCVIYLDKEINNETVIFIYRQLRLFSSTFDNLPSDKPFDLPSAPPEEDEKGNPIQPVGGQNDQSGTLMTRYCNSLMYNCLHYMDTNAEDLLTTDALEDLNQSQLYDIVTRDTLRISSELVLFDALMRWCVQQCKRSQLELTSQNYRRVLGDELIFSVRYLRLSETEFASRPMTSGLLHDADIAIILGSIQGYRSNYTSSVYLTTSVLESLARPRSEEISSPMPLSDRSRRIIARNLKLEASKKKKEKKKRNRMDDDEVPESKCLNYTFSILSILFD, translated from the exons ATGATTCATCATGAAGTGGTCGCAACTGCTTTGCCAAAGATTCCTAAAAG gTGGGATTCATTGTTCGAAAACGAAGCCAGCAGAGATATGGAATTCGTAGTCGGGCCCGAATGGGACCAATGGAGGTTCCCGGCTCATCAAGCTGTTATGTGTAACAATGAGGTCTTCAGAGCCATGCTGGAAGGCCCATTGGCCAATGACGAGAAAACCATCGTTATCGAAGACGTAGACGGAAGAGCATTTAATCTTCTTTTGAG ATACATGTACGGTCAAAAAGTGGAATTCAGAACATACGATCAAGCTTTAGCCACCATTTACGCAGCTAACAAATACCTGTGCCCCGAATTAGTGAAAACCTGCGTCATTTATCTGGATAAAGAAATCAATAACGAAACTGTCATATTCATCTATCGTCAATTACGGTTATTCTCATCCACCTTTGATAATTTACCATCGGATAAGCCTTTCGATTTACCCTCGGCTCCCCCCGAAGAAGACGAAAAGGGTAATCCGATCCAACCAGTTGGAGGGCAGAATGACCAAAGTGGCACGCTTATGACTCGTTATTGTAATTCGTTGATGTACAATTGCTTGCATTATATGGATACAAATGCGGAAGATTTATTGACCACTGATGCTTTGGAAGATCTGAATCAGAGCCAGTTGTACGATATCGTGACTCGAGATACTctac GCATAAGCTCCGAACTGGTATTATTCGACGCCCTGATGCGTTGGTGCGTCCAACAATGCAAACGTAGCCAATTGGAACTAACTAGTCAAAATTATCGTCGAGTTCTCGGCGACGAGCTCATCTTCAGCGTGCGCTACTTGCGTTTGAGCGAAACCGAATTCGCCTCCAGACCAATGACCAGTGGTCTTCTGCATGACGCCGACATCGCCATAATTTTAGGCTCGATACAAGGATATCGATCAAACTACACATCATCAGTTTATCTCACCACCTCAGTGCTGGAGTCATTGGCCAGACCACGAAGCGAAGAAATCTCATCTCCTATGCCATTGAGCGATCGTAGTCGTAGAATAATTGCTCGAAATTTGAAACTCGAGGCTTCcaagaagaaaaaagagaaaaagaagcGGAACCGTATGGACGATGATGAAGTACCTGAGAGTAAATGTCTCAATTATACCTTCAGTATATTATCAATCTTGTTCGATTAA
- the LOC135846637 gene encoding BTB/POZ domain-containing protein 2-like isoform X3: MKWSQLLCQRFLKGICMWDSLFENEASRDMEFVVGPEWDQWRFPAHQAVMCNNEVFRAMLEGPLANDEKTIVIEDVDGRAFNLLLRYMYGQKVEFRTYDQALATIYAANKYLCPELVKTCVIYLDKEINNETVIFIYRQLRLFSSTFDNLPSDKPFDLPSAPPEEDEKGNPIQPVGGQNDQSGTLMTRYCNSLMYNCLHYMDTNAEDLLTTDALEDLNQSQLYDIVTRDTLRISSELVLFDALMRWCVQQCKRSQLELTSQNYRRVLGDELIFSVRYLRLSETEFASRPMTSGLLHDADIAIILGSIQGYRSNYTSSVYLTTSVLESLARPRSEEISSPMPLSDRSRRIIARNLKLEASKKKKEKKKRNRMDDDEVPESKCLNYTFSILSILFD; the protein is encoded by the exons ATGAAGTGGTCGCAACTGCTTTGCCAAAGATTCCTAAAAGGTATTTGCAT gTGGGATTCATTGTTCGAAAACGAAGCCAGCAGAGATATGGAATTCGTAGTCGGGCCCGAATGGGACCAATGGAGGTTCCCGGCTCATCAAGCTGTTATGTGTAACAATGAGGTCTTCAGAGCCATGCTGGAAGGCCCATTGGCCAATGACGAGAAAACCATCGTTATCGAAGACGTAGACGGAAGAGCATTTAATCTTCTTTTGAG ATACATGTACGGTCAAAAAGTGGAATTCAGAACATACGATCAAGCTTTAGCCACCATTTACGCAGCTAACAAATACCTGTGCCCCGAATTAGTGAAAACCTGCGTCATTTATCTGGATAAAGAAATCAATAACGAAACTGTCATATTCATCTATCGTCAATTACGGTTATTCTCATCCACCTTTGATAATTTACCATCGGATAAGCCTTTCGATTTACCCTCGGCTCCCCCCGAAGAAGACGAAAAGGGTAATCCGATCCAACCAGTTGGAGGGCAGAATGACCAAAGTGGCACGCTTATGACTCGTTATTGTAATTCGTTGATGTACAATTGCTTGCATTATATGGATACAAATGCGGAAGATTTATTGACCACTGATGCTTTGGAAGATCTGAATCAGAGCCAGTTGTACGATATCGTGACTCGAGATACTctac GCATAAGCTCCGAACTGGTATTATTCGACGCCCTGATGCGTTGGTGCGTCCAACAATGCAAACGTAGCCAATTGGAACTAACTAGTCAAAATTATCGTCGAGTTCTCGGCGACGAGCTCATCTTCAGCGTGCGCTACTTGCGTTTGAGCGAAACCGAATTCGCCTCCAGACCAATGACCAGTGGTCTTCTGCATGACGCCGACATCGCCATAATTTTAGGCTCGATACAAGGATATCGATCAAACTACACATCATCAGTTTATCTCACCACCTCAGTGCTGGAGTCATTGGCCAGACCACGAAGCGAAGAAATCTCATCTCCTATGCCATTGAGCGATCGTAGTCGTAGAATAATTGCTCGAAATTTGAAACTCGAGGCTTCcaagaagaaaaaagagaaaaagaagcGGAACCGTATGGACGATGATGAAGTACCTGAGAGTAAATGTCTCAATTATACCTTCAGTATATTATCAATCTTGTTCGATTAA